One window of the Methanomassiliicoccaceae archaeon DOK genome contains the following:
- a CDS encoding fumarate hydratase translates to MRNLRTPLTEEDVRSLKLGETVYLSGPIVTGRDEMHIRALEYAEQGKDVPECLNGAAIFHCGPIMKQRDDGTWAVVAAGPTTSARMNKLEPEMIPTYNVRAIIGKGGMSRETADAMREYGCVYLAATGGAAASLAEGLDRCVGCEWEDLGMAEAMWRFEASRLGPLIVAIDANGESLYDRVNASLVRDA, encoded by the coding sequence TTGAGGAACCTCAGGACGCCCCTGACGGAGGAGGACGTCAGGTCGCTGAAGCTGGGGGAGACCGTCTACCTCTCCGGACCCATCGTCACCGGCCGCGACGAGATGCACATCCGCGCTCTCGAGTACGCCGAGCAGGGGAAGGACGTCCCAGAGTGCCTGAACGGCGCGGCGATCTTCCACTGCGGACCCATAATGAAGCAGAGGGACGACGGCACATGGGCGGTCGTCGCCGCCGGGCCCACCACCTCCGCGAGGATGAACAAGCTCGAGCCGGAGATGATCCCCACCTACAACGTCCGCGCGATCATCGGCAAGGGCGGGATGTCCCGCGAGACGGCCGACGCCATGAGGGAGTACGGCTGCGTCTACCTCGCCGCCACCGGCGGCGCCGCGGCGTCGCTGGCCGAGGGCCTCGACAGGTGCGTCGGGTGCGAGTGGGAGGACCTTGGGATGGCCGAGGCGATGTGGAGGTTCGAGGCGAGCAGGCTCGGGCCGCTCATAGTCGCGATAGACGCCAACGGCGAGAGCCTCTACGACAGGGTCAACGCATCCCTGGTCAGGGACGCCTGA
- a CDS encoding ATP-dependent helicase, with amino-acid sequence MLERVDKTYTKDEVMGLMEPLISTWFNERFDDLTIPQAKAIPVIHQRRNVLVSSPTGSGKTLTAFTSIINELTRYSREGTLEERVYCIYVSPLKALANDVNRNLNTPLAEMREVAAAHGMDVPDIRVAVRSGDTPQNERQRMVRHPPHILITTPESLALILAAPKFREAFKKVEWVILDEIHDICDSKRGAFLSLTLERLRHHCETDFVRIGLSATLAPIEAIAGYLVGCEPDGQVRDVVLIESGSKKQLDLKVICPTDDMTTLSSDIVNSMMYDTLKDLIDQHETTLVFTNTRSGAESVVYKLKERGLENIEVHHSSLGKEIRLDVEERLKRGEIKCVVSSTSLELGIDIGSVDLVCQIGSPKSVAKGLQRIGRSGHSFGKVAKGRLLVFDPDDLVECAVMCRAAHRGDIDRVGIPENCLDVLSQTVVGMSLDSRWDVKEAYALVKGSYCYRNLSEESFLDVLRYLGSKDDFEGVYSKIWYDEEDGQFGKKKGSRMIYFMNLGTIPEEANYRVVTNHGSTAGELSEKFVERLSPRDVFVLGGRSFEFVRSKGMTAYVKEANGRKPTVPSWAGEMLPRSFDLSMDIAVFRKEMASRIAEPDAQAISELVSDFDVDEGSARSILSYFREQEAVAGFIPDCDRLAVEEYIDPSGNQKLVFHFPFGRRVNDALSRAYAYRMTGMIGANVSVTISDDSFMLGCPRKFDLSLIPGLIKAGELEQVLRRSIKDSEIFKLRFRHTAARSFMILRNYMGRPISVNRQQIRSTYLLEMLGDMERVPVIEETYREVLEDDMDIKNAKLVLDTIDSGRMGVELIHYTGTPSPFAHSAILSGFSDIVLMEDRSALLRELHRKVLYRALGDSVSEFEFTEDQVVPYFAQKPPRVMSKSDIPKLLSVTGPLQAMRERGRNIYSYSDEDKKTIDGWVRELIREGVIGTVFLDETHIMNIEEVPYYAAATRRERELTDTDRAVYDRIGQNTAMSDITNELEISEDVTFRSVRKLESMYLVTRTDVTGNNRWFFSRVRYPDVDRRRAVDRIVLRYLECFAPATVQEVAFALSISDEDARTSLESLVAAEEVSRGRFLISEDDQYMLKIDHMRLKAGRDNVYDYETVERYRLTKGESFDSIRDFFEFYGSAGSELDVYSRVKGFDLSEWYAMRASGEILLGRFVRGRVRFVLRDEGDRYAALRHEEVTDTDRKVLNMIDGMGRATMRQLVAATGMEKDDVKQSVMRLDRSLLVIRDFDEREDWGTENTYAVYEPGVPEGEPARDLVRRAVRAYGPVPVSAMRYLVDIPLDEIERLAAEEGAVTISVGEGQVPMLVMKDELPALERVPEQEFPVRVLSLYDPDLGSKWAEISSRYGDKWIYPLVRGDTVVGALELWEMSGCIEVRAMDLDSPDLLPEALDAIDSMMGFYRMKGTDIVRIREILNTDAEKLEGPMVEALTSRDYHLVNGFYARGRFEPWTMSEQEMLSYVFGKQRITRNGRYQTVAEAMEHRGYIRGDQELMVRVAERTTMKRQMERGGILKMALSPAYIGYTTMEMAQVYRAEKGFEPDRHARDLLKLISRKQPATKKEIVADSAFSPERTSEVLSELSKNSVLYQDGDGRYNIVPDNGMDRHEAQKEIVRRHFRDFGMFSAETLSQFVGGRMVVTRTILRELEDEGFLRKGFLVRDDPTLYWILSEDVGVKPARVLDNFVLNSQDNLHIYLRGMIKAETGAGANSVIFSGTRIVGSFKGKVCASGAKVEEFQGSDRAARILKEAAQSVGVSLETQRQRDDDDWDVSEFYLKVNTGA; translated from the coding sequence ATGCTGGAGAGAGTTGACAAGACATACACCAAGGACGAGGTAATGGGCCTGATGGAGCCCCTCATATCCACCTGGTTCAACGAGAGGTTCGACGACCTGACGATCCCGCAGGCCAAGGCTATCCCCGTCATCCACCAGAGGAGGAACGTCCTCGTGTCGTCCCCGACCGGGTCGGGGAAGACTTTGACCGCGTTCACCAGCATCATCAACGAGCTCACCCGCTACTCCCGCGAGGGCACCCTGGAGGAGAGGGTATACTGCATCTACGTCTCCCCGCTCAAGGCCCTGGCGAACGACGTCAACCGCAACCTCAACACGCCGCTCGCCGAGATGAGGGAGGTCGCGGCCGCCCACGGCATGGACGTCCCGGACATCAGGGTCGCCGTCCGCTCCGGGGACACCCCCCAGAACGAGAGGCAGAGGATGGTCCGCCATCCCCCGCACATCCTCATCACCACCCCCGAGAGCCTGGCGCTGATCCTGGCCGCCCCCAAGTTCAGGGAGGCGTTCAAGAAGGTCGAGTGGGTGATCCTGGACGAGATCCACGACATCTGCGACTCCAAGAGGGGCGCGTTCCTGTCGCTCACCCTGGAGCGCCTCAGGCATCACTGCGAGACGGACTTCGTGAGGATCGGATTGTCCGCCACCCTGGCGCCCATAGAGGCCATAGCCGGGTATCTGGTCGGATGCGAGCCGGACGGGCAGGTGCGCGACGTGGTGCTCATTGAGTCGGGCTCCAAGAAGCAGCTCGACCTGAAGGTCATCTGTCCGACGGACGACATGACGACGCTGTCCTCGGACATAGTCAACTCGATGATGTACGACACCCTGAAGGACCTGATCGACCAGCACGAGACCACGCTGGTCTTCACCAACACCAGGTCCGGTGCCGAGAGCGTCGTCTACAAGCTGAAGGAGCGCGGGCTGGAGAACATAGAGGTCCACCACAGCTCCCTGGGGAAGGAGATCAGGCTGGACGTGGAGGAGCGCCTCAAGAGGGGCGAGATCAAGTGCGTTGTGTCCTCCACATCCCTGGAGCTGGGCATCGACATCGGATCCGTCGACCTGGTGTGCCAGATCGGCTCCCCGAAGTCCGTAGCCAAGGGCCTGCAGAGGATCGGCCGCAGCGGCCACAGCTTCGGGAAGGTCGCCAAGGGGAGGCTGCTGGTCTTCGACCCCGACGACCTGGTGGAGTGCGCCGTCATGTGCAGGGCCGCCCACCGCGGGGACATCGACAGGGTCGGCATCCCCGAGAACTGCCTCGACGTGCTCTCGCAGACGGTCGTCGGCATGAGCCTCGACAGCAGATGGGACGTGAAGGAGGCCTATGCCCTGGTGAAGGGCTCCTACTGCTACCGCAACCTGTCCGAGGAGAGCTTCCTCGACGTTCTCAGGTACCTCGGGAGCAAGGACGACTTCGAGGGTGTGTATTCCAAGATATGGTACGACGAGGAGGACGGGCAGTTCGGCAAGAAGAAGGGCTCCCGCATGATCTACTTCATGAACCTCGGAACGATCCCCGAGGAGGCGAACTACCGCGTGGTCACGAACCACGGGTCCACCGCGGGGGAGCTGTCCGAGAAGTTCGTGGAGAGGCTGTCACCCAGGGACGTCTTCGTCCTCGGGGGCAGGTCGTTCGAGTTCGTCCGCTCCAAGGGCATGACCGCCTACGTCAAGGAGGCCAACGGCAGGAAGCCCACCGTCCCGTCCTGGGCGGGGGAGATGCTGCCCAGGAGCTTCGACCTGTCCATGGACATCGCCGTCTTCAGGAAGGAGATGGCATCAAGGATCGCCGAGCCGGACGCGCAGGCGATCTCCGAGCTCGTCAGCGACTTCGACGTGGACGAGGGGTCCGCCAGGAGCATACTCTCGTACTTCAGGGAGCAGGAGGCCGTCGCCGGTTTCATCCCGGACTGCGACCGCCTCGCCGTCGAGGAGTACATCGACCCCTCCGGCAACCAGAAGCTCGTCTTCCACTTCCCCTTCGGGCGCAGGGTCAACGACGCCCTCTCCAGGGCGTACGCCTACAGGATGACCGGCATGATCGGTGCCAACGTATCTGTGACCATCTCGGACGACAGCTTCATGCTGGGATGCCCCAGGAAGTTCGACCTCTCGCTGATTCCCGGTCTGATCAAGGCGGGGGAGCTGGAGCAGGTCCTCCGCAGGTCCATCAAGGACTCGGAGATATTCAAGCTCAGGTTCAGGCACACCGCCGCCCGCAGCTTCATGATCCTCAGGAACTACATGGGGAGGCCGATCTCCGTCAACAGGCAGCAGATCCGCTCCACCTACCTGCTGGAGATGCTGGGCGACATGGAGAGGGTGCCCGTCATCGAGGAGACCTACCGCGAGGTCCTGGAGGACGACATGGACATCAAGAACGCCAAGCTGGTCCTGGACACCATAGACTCCGGCAGGATGGGCGTGGAGCTCATCCACTACACCGGGACGCCCTCCCCGTTCGCGCACTCGGCGATCCTCTCCGGCTTCTCGGACATCGTCCTGATGGAGGACAGGTCCGCGCTGCTGAGGGAGCTGCACAGGAAGGTCCTGTACAGGGCGCTCGGGGACTCGGTCAGCGAGTTCGAGTTCACCGAGGACCAGGTCGTCCCGTACTTCGCCCAGAAGCCCCCGAGGGTCATGTCCAAGTCCGACATCCCGAAGCTGCTCTCCGTCACGGGGCCGCTGCAGGCCATGCGCGAGAGGGGCAGGAACATCTACTCCTACTCCGACGAGGACAAGAAGACCATCGACGGCTGGGTCAGGGAGCTCATCAGGGAGGGGGTCATCGGGACGGTCTTCCTGGACGAGACCCACATCATGAACATCGAGGAGGTCCCCTACTACGCTGCGGCCACCCGCAGGGAGAGGGAGCTCACCGACACGGACAGGGCCGTCTACGACCGCATCGGGCAGAACACTGCAATGAGCGACATCACGAACGAGCTCGAAATCTCCGAGGACGTCACGTTCAGGTCCGTCAGGAAGCTGGAGTCGATGTACCTTGTCACGAGGACCGACGTCACCGGCAACAACAGGTGGTTCTTCTCCAGGGTCAGGTATCCGGACGTGGACAGGAGGAGGGCGGTCGACCGCATCGTCCTGCGCTACCTGGAGTGCTTCGCCCCGGCGACGGTGCAGGAGGTCGCGTTCGCGCTGTCGATATCCGACGAGGACGCCAGGACTTCCCTGGAGTCGCTGGTCGCCGCCGAGGAGGTGTCCAGGGGCAGGTTCCTGATCTCCGAGGACGACCAGTACATGCTGAAGATCGACCACATGAGGCTCAAGGCCGGCAGGGACAACGTTTATGACTACGAGACGGTGGAGCGCTACCGCCTGACCAAGGGCGAGAGCTTCGACAGCATCCGCGACTTCTTCGAGTTCTACGGGTCCGCGGGCAGCGAGCTCGACGTGTACTCAAGGGTGAAGGGGTTCGACCTCTCCGAGTGGTACGCCATGAGGGCGTCCGGGGAGATCCTCCTGGGCAGATTCGTCAGGGGCAGGGTCAGGTTCGTCCTCAGGGATGAGGGCGACCGCTACGCCGCCCTGAGGCACGAGGAGGTCACCGACACCGACAGGAAGGTCCTGAACATGATCGACGGCATGGGCCGCGCCACCATGCGGCAGCTCGTCGCAGCCACCGGCATGGAGAAGGACGACGTCAAGCAATCCGTGATGCGCCTGGACCGCTCGCTGCTGGTCATCCGCGACTTCGACGAGAGGGAGGACTGGGGGACAGAGAACACCTACGCCGTCTACGAGCCCGGCGTCCCGGAGGGCGAGCCCGCCAGGGACCTGGTGCGCAGGGCGGTAAGGGCGTACGGCCCGGTGCCCGTGAGCGCCATGAGGTACCTGGTGGACATCCCGCTGGACGAGATCGAGAGGCTGGCGGCCGAGGAGGGCGCCGTGACCATATCCGTCGGCGAGGGCCAGGTGCCGATGCTCGTCATGAAGGACGAGCTCCCGGCGCTGGAGAGAGTGCCGGAGCAGGAGTTCCCGGTCAGGGTGCTGTCCCTGTACGACCCCGACCTCGGCTCCAAGTGGGCCGAGATATCGTCGCGCTACGGCGACAAGTGGATCTACCCGCTCGTCCGCGGAGACACCGTCGTGGGTGCCCTGGAGCTGTGGGAGATGTCCGGCTGCATAGAGGTCCGCGCCATGGACCTCGACTCCCCTGACCTGCTGCCGGAGGCGCTCGACGCGATAGACTCGATGATGGGATTCTACAGGATGAAGGGCACGGACATCGTGCGCATCCGCGAGATCCTCAACACCGACGCCGAGAAGCTGGAGGGTCCGATGGTGGAGGCGCTGACATCCAGGGACTACCACCTGGTCAACGGCTTCTACGCCAGGGGCAGGTTCGAGCCGTGGACCATGTCCGAGCAGGAGATGCTGAGCTACGTGTTCGGGAAGCAGCGCATCACCAGGAACGGGAGGTACCAGACTGTCGCCGAGGCGATGGAGCACCGCGGCTATATCCGCGGGGACCAGGAGCTCATGGTCCGCGTCGCCGAGAGGACCACCATGAAGAGGCAGATGGAGCGCGGGGGGATCCTCAAGATGGCGCTCTCCCCCGCCTACATCGGCTACACCACGATGGAGATGGCCCAGGTGTACAGGGCGGAGAAGGGCTTCGAGCCCGACAGGCACGCCAGGGACCTGCTAAAGCTGATATCCAGGAAGCAGCCGGCGACCAAGAAGGAGATCGTCGCGGACTCGGCGTTCTCGCCCGAGAGGACGTCCGAGGTGCTGTCCGAGCTCTCGAAGAACTCCGTGCTCTACCAGGACGGCGACGGGCGCTACAACATCGTGCCGGACAACGGCATGGACAGGCACGAGGCCCAGAAGGAGATCGTACGCAGGCACTTCAGGGACTTCGGCATGTTCTCGGCGGAGACGCTGTCGCAGTTCGTAGGCGGCAGGATGGTCGTCACCAGGACGATACTGAGGGAGCTGGAGGACGAGGGGTTCCTGAGGAAGGGGTTCCTCGTCAGGGACGACCCGACCCTGTACTGGATCCTCTCGGAGGACGTGGGTGTGAAGCCTGCCAGGGTCCTGGACAACTTCGTGCTGAACTCCCAGGACAACCTGCACATCTACCTCCGCGGCATGATCAAGGCGGAGACCGGCGCCGGCGCAAACTCGGTGATATTCAGCGGGACCCGCATCGTGGGCAGCTTCAAGGGCAAGGTGTGCGCCTCGGGTGCCAAGGTGGAGGAGTTCCAGGGCTCTGACAGGGCCGCCAGGATCCTCAAGGAGGCGGCCCAGTCCGTGGGCGTCAGCCTCGAGACCCAGAGGCAGCGCGACGACGATGACTGGGACGTCTCGGAGTTCTACCTGAAGGTCAACACCGGGGCTTGA
- a CDS encoding transcriptional regulator produces the protein MKIPCEIVVWYVLPMIRREVSKELVYTHGMTQAEVARRFGVTDAAISQYLKKKRGGNSLVDDSPLYPQFQEEVRVSAAKIAEEKSDFSTEMCRLCCVVKKTGLLALIYKAQTGSFPPVCGGDAADEA, from the coding sequence ATGAAGATACCGTGCGAGATAGTGGTCTGGTACGTTCTGCCCATGATACGCAGAGAGGTCTCCAAGGAGCTCGTCTACACCCATGGGATGACCCAGGCCGAGGTCGCCCGCAGGTTCGGCGTGACCGACGCCGCGATCTCGCAGTATCTCAAGAAGAAGAGGGGAGGCAACTCCCTGGTCGACGACAGCCCCCTGTACCCCCAGTTCCAGGAGGAGGTCAGGGTCTCCGCAGCGAAGATAGCGGAGGAGAAGAGCGACTTCTCGACCGAGATGTGCAGGCTCTGCTGCGTCGTCAAGAAGACCGGCCTGCTGGCGCTGATCTACAAGGCCCAGACCGGCAGCTTCCCGCCTGTGTGCGGTGGCGATGCCGCCGACGAGGCGTGA
- a CDS encoding 8-oxoguanine DNA glycosylase, with protein sequence MRLELDVSLDPTLGCGQAHRWRKDGDVWTGVIGRDVVRMRQTDYGAEVQGCSDMARLRNYFRAEDDLAGIVEDISSRDEYVASLSAHCPGLRILHQPHWECLATYLLATNANVARIGKMVESVCELFGDDLGPRHAFPEPSQILDGADRIGECRLGFREQRFLELAQRVEDGEVDPDAIAELDYERCVGELIGIKGVGPKVADCVALFAYGHLEAFPVDARIQKSMEELYGVTGSYKVVSQYGRERFGRYAGYAQEFLYHRGFIE encoded by the coding sequence ATGAGGCTGGAACTCGATGTCTCCCTGGACCCGACCCTCGGATGCGGGCAGGCACACCGCTGGAGGAAGGACGGCGACGTCTGGACGGGCGTCATCGGAAGGGACGTCGTCAGGATGAGGCAGACCGACTACGGCGCCGAGGTCCAGGGCTGCTCGGACATGGCGCGCCTGAGGAACTACTTCAGAGCGGAGGACGACCTCGCCGGGATCGTCGAGGACATTTCGTCCAGGGACGAGTACGTGGCATCGCTCTCTGCGCACTGCCCCGGGCTCCGCATCCTCCACCAGCCGCACTGGGAGTGCCTCGCGACGTACCTCCTGGCGACGAACGCCAACGTGGCCCGCATCGGGAAGATGGTCGAGTCCGTCTGCGAGCTGTTCGGGGACGACCTGGGCCCCAGGCACGCGTTCCCCGAGCCGTCGCAGATCCTCGACGGCGCCGACCGCATAGGCGAGTGCAGGCTGGGCTTCAGGGAGCAGAGGTTCCTGGAGCTGGCACAGCGCGTGGAAGACGGAGAGGTCGACCCGGACGCCATCGCGGAGCTGGACTACGAGAGGTGCGTGGGGGAGCTCATCGGGATAAAGGGCGTGGGACCGAAGGTGGCGGACTGCGTCGCCCTCTTCGCCTACGGACACCTTGAGGCGTTCCCCGTCGACGCGAGGATACAGAAGTCCATGGAGGAGCTCTACGGCGTCACAGGCTCGTACAAGGTCGTGTCACAGTATGGCCGCGAGAGGTTCGGAAGGTACGCCGGGTACGCGCAGGAGTTCCTGTACCACCGCGGATTCATAGAATGA